GGCTGTGGAGTCATCCAGGAACTGCTCAGCCAGATCACCAGAGCGAATGGCTCCCATGCTCCGGACACCGACTGGCCTGAGGAAGTTCTCCTCCATGAGCACAGAGGCCAGCGTCACTGCCTCCAGACGGCTGGCCGCGAAGCTGCTAGAGATGAGCCAGTCCACCAAGGAGGAACCTGCGTTAGGCAGGGGCAGCACCCATCAGACCGTGGGCTACAACCCAACCTCCTCAGGGTGCTTGTTCCGTGACCTTCGCCCTCCTCCTAGACAGGCTCGGGCTCTACCCAAGAGCAGACTGAAGGTCGCACCTGCCCACACAGCTGTGGCCTTACCCACATGTGGCCACCTCAGGCCAGACCATTGCTCAGCAAATAGCTCTGGTTTCAATATGGGTTGGTCATACACTCCACTGAGTCCCGGGTCCCAAGTGTCCCAAGTGTCCACCACCTAGTTGGACCCCTGGGATGGACAGGCTCACCCAGGAAGGTCTTTCTGTAGGTGCTTCCCTGCTCCGTGTTGGGGCTTGGCCGGAGTCCACTGCTGCTATCGTGCATCTTGTCCACAATGCGGCTAAATGGAAGGAAGGCAAAGGAGAAGAGATCCTCATCACACAAGAGCGTCAAGGAGGGCCCAAGAGCCACTGCGAGGGAATAAAGCAGGTGATACACTCCAGGGGGGGGGGGGCCTTCAATTACGCATCAACATTTGACAGCAGAATTCTCAGACATTTCTCTTCTTCTTGGGCACCTAATTATCCTAATATTTCCATACCAGACTAGTATTATTGTTGTAGTAAGACTAAAGACTAAACCAAAAGTAGTGCTGGGGGTATAGcgtagtggtaaagcacttgcctagcatgtgcaaaaccctaggctcaatccccagtactgcaaagacaAAACCTAGGAGTGTTCAGAGGCCTACCTGGTTCTCTATGATCTGCTGCATTCAGTTCAAACCCCTCCAGCTCCGTCTCTATGCTGCACCTCTCTGAATCCAGCCACAACCCACCCCGATTTGCCATTCCTCCCTGCAGGTGCCATGGCTTAGCAGCCCCTAGACCCACAGAAGGTGCACAGGCAAGATTTCAAAGACTGGCATGGAGTTAAAAGCCCAGGAATGGATTCATAtcacatctgtgtgtgtgtgtgtgtgtgtgtgtgtgtgtgtgtgtgatggaacccaggcctcacacgtgctaggcaattgctctaccactgatcacGGCCACATCCCTCATCTGTGATGGGTGTAACAGTGTGGCTACCTGGGCGAGTTTCCACAACCAGATCTCCTTTCATACGCCCTTACTCGATCACCTCCACCACTGACCAGCTTTCCTTCTGCTCTATGGAACAATTACTGCCACCAACAGATCTTTCCCCATGTATATATGTGGGCTGGAAGGCCGCTGAGATGGGATGGTGTTTATTCCCATTGACGTCTGCTAAGTACCCGTACATGACATGTAGTTGGCACTcaacagctatttttttttctttctaattttaaaaattgatacatggtaattatacatatttatggggtactcAATAACacttttttgaatgaatgaacaaggaacACCCACCCAGCGACTGCAGCTGCTACCAGAACACATCATTCTTGCCAGCAGGCTACAAATGAGACTAGTGACCTGGTTGGTTGGTGGAGATTCCTAGGAAGCTGTGACACAGCCCTGAGCACCTGTCTGAAATGGAGTTGGGAGGTCTTGACCTCATTCACTGAGGTGGGCACAAGTGGCAAAGTTCTAAGTGGTTACATAGGAGTGGGGCCCATAGATCAGGCCATTCCCAGGTCATGAAAATAGTACAATCAGGACAGCTGAGAGCCCTGAAGCACACAGCAGTACCAGCCAGGCCTCAGTGGCACCACAGAGCCCTCCGAAGGactgccccccgccccccacacaGGAGAGGCtgcagcaaggccaggcagggtgaAGGGATGGGTGGGCACGGCACTCACTGCAGGCTGATGTGAGGGGGCAGCTTGAAGGAGTTTTTTAATATGTGGAGTTGCTGGAccttccctggctgccctgcgTGGATAGCTCCTGTTATCTCGAAGGCCCAGGCGTCCCTCTCCTCTCGAGAGCAGGCCTCCAGGAAGTACTCGGTGGAAGTTCTGGTCTTCAGCTTAATGAGGAGCTGTGGGAAGAAACAGTCAGACCAGCCCCCAGAGGCAGAGCCGGCAAGAGAATGCTGTCAGCAGAAATGAGGGCCAAGGCCGGGAGGCCAGTGACTGCCTAAAGCCCTGGCCCCTTCTCTACACCCCAATGGTCTTTGAGACTTTGCTTGGACACCTCCAGCAATGGGGAGCTGATGGCCTCCTCCTAAGGCAGGCTTTCCCCTTGGGGCAGATTAGTTAGCACGAGGACTGTTTTCAGACCGCTGTCCTGATTCTGCCTCTGGGGTCACACAGTCTCTCCTCCCATGACAGCCTTCAGCCTCTACAGCCAGACTGAATGGGGCGcaaaccccagctctgcccctcagctACAGATGCCGGAGTGAGGAACCTGAGTCTGTTTCTTACTAATGGCCACCTTGAATAAAACTCTTAGTGACACTCCCTTTGGGCCTCTTTTCTCTCTGACTTAAACATTCCCAGGTCATTCACACATTCCTCAGGTCAGGAGGAAGAGACAAGGCTGGGAGGACAGGGAGAAGGGTCCCTGGGGAACTTCCTGGGCAGCAGAGCACCAAGAGCACCTGCAGATATTTGCTAAGAAACTTACAAAAAGGCTATTTTTAAATAAGGACCTACGTGACTGGGGTGCATGCCTCTCCAGAGAGGGAAAAGTGCCtgattgatatatatttttaaagatttttttgttgtcggtggacctttatttctttatatgtggtgctgaggatcaaacccagtgtttcacacgtgctaggcaagcgctctccactgagccacaaccccagtccctgattGATATTTTGATTAGACTGAAGGCTGCATGAATACTTCGTGGACAATAAATGCCTTACCCAAGATTGGGCAGGGGCTGACCTCCTTAAACCTAGATCTATAGAAACCCCTAGACAAGGGCCAATCTTTGGTATTCCTCCTTTGGGACCCCTCCCTCtttgggagctctgctttctttctattactgtaataaatcctgttactttgctctcacccttgtgtctgaggttttattttttttatatttttttgttgtagatggacacgatgcgtttattttatttatttttaggtggtgctgaggatcgaactcaatgccccacacatgctaggcaagcgctttgccactgagttccAGCTCCAGCACGTGTCCGtggtttttattcttcaaattcatgagacagccaggcacagtgacacacgcctgtaatcccagtagttcgggaggctgagacagaagagtcacgagttcaaagccagcctcagcaatggcaaggcgctaagcagctcagtgagaccctgactctaagtaaaatacaaaacagggctggtgatggggctcagcggttgagtgcccctgagttcgatcctcagtaccccTCCCTGCAAAAATCATGAGACAAAGAACCCTACCCTGTGCTCCATGTTATGATATGATATAGTTTACACTTCATCTCAACCAGtttctgtttttgcagtgctggggattgaacctaggaccttgggCATactacacaagcactctaccactgagccacatccccaatccttcaACTAGTTCACTCTTGCTAAATGTTCTGCACATATTGAGCACTCTCACAGATGTTCCACAGAATGGAATACGCTGCTTCAGGATCAGAGGGGTGCGGCATACCAGAGGCTACCGCCTGAGAGCACAGAGCTGTGGGCAGCTCCAGGTACCACAGTCTCATACTCAGTGTAGAGTCTTTCATGCAGGTCATTTTTTCATGCAGgtcattttttcatcttttatttatttatttttgaactggGCAATGAATCCAGgagcttaccactgagccacatctccagtcttttttatttaagttgctgaagctggccttgaacatgaaatcctcctgcctcagcctcccaaatcactgagattacaggtgtgggctgcAACGCCTGGcactttgtgtttttttgttttttgtttttttttttcttttctctttttctttctttttcttgtcttttttggtactggggactgaactcaggggcactcaaccactgagccacacccacagccctattttgtattttatttagagacagagtctcactgagttgcttagtgccttccttttgctgattctcctgcctcaggctcccgagccgctgggattacaggtgtgctccaccgcACCTGGCCTGGCACTTTTCAGTTTAAATGGGCATCGAAGGAATTTCTTTGACGAATTGTGGGATCTTTCAATCTGACTCTATTGAATGTCATCTGAGTAGACCAGGTCTACCACTTCTGAAACATTCTATTTCATTCTGATTCTGTTTTCCCAAATGTTAACTCCCAACTTATTTTGCTTACAAACTTAATATTCTTCATCTAAACTAATAATGAAAGTGGTGAATAAGCTGGCTCACTGCTCAGGGACACCATGAAGATGTTCCTCCAAGATAACATTCACTCATCAGTATCACTGAAGAACAGAGTTCAGTCAGATCTGGAACCTGTACGGTCAGTCTGCAGTTCACCGTCTTAATGAAAAGAATTTCAGGAGaaactagaaatttaaaaaaaaatccagatacaCCCTTTTTATGGCTTCCCTTATTTTACACATGCTTTATGATTTGTTCTTAGTGGATCTGTTGGCTACTCTCAGTCTCTTCAAGCCCAAGTGTTCACGAACTAAGCAGATAACAAATCTGTTTGAGAATTttttgtagaattaacatgatgTTCATAACTCCAGACAATTTAACCAGATTCTCTTTTTTGAAACTAAACCAAAGTTTTCCCATCTACATCCCACCTACCAATACCTCTGCTCTCCACTGTTTCCCAAAGATTATGAAGAGATAGCGGGATAACAAgttagctggacatggtggcacacgcctgtaattctagctacttgggaggctgaggcaggaagattgcaagttcaaggccagcctgagcaaattagcaagatcctgtctcaaaataaaaaataaaaagggtagggcgctggggttgtagcttagtagttgagcacttgcctggcatgtgtaaggcacttggttcaattctcagcatcacataaaaataaataaataaataaattggaggtattgtgtccatatacaactaaaataaattaattaattaaaagggctaggggtatagaccagtggtaaagcactcctggctTTAATAcccacaccacacatacacaaaagagtCAGTACGTCAGCAAGTTAACCTATGAATTCATGGGTTTCATTTACTGAGACCTAaagtctcttctctcttttttttttttttttgaactagggattgaacccacaggagTGCTTAATCACCGAGCCACATCCAAAGTcctcttttatacttttttatattttattttgagagggagtctcactaagttgcttaggaccttgctaaattgctgaggctggtcttgaacttgccatcctcctatctcagcctccggaattgctggaattacaggcatgtgccagcatgcCCAATTCTGAattgttttaataactttttattttcttatttgagaaAAATTCAACATTACAAAGTAATACAGAGGTTAAGATCACAAATGCCAGTAAATCCACTACCAGAATCAACTGtcattaatattttctcatactTAGAAGGTTCTTTTTCCGGGGCACagggtactgagaattgaatccagggcactttaccactgagttacgttTCCAGCccttattaatttctatttcaagacagtgtctcactaagttgcccaggctggcctggaacttgaaatcctcctgcctcagccttccaagccactggaattacaagaaAGTTCCTTAATTGACTTCATTGCCTCTGGCCTCTTTCTTTTCTGCACATTGCAAGCATGGAAacctcaaagaagaaaaacatgataaGAAAGAagagctgggttcaatccccagtgccaaaaagaaaagaaagaaggaaagaagaaaatggtaaaACCCCCTTTTTATGCAAGTTgtgtgcaggcctataatcccagttactcaggaggcaggaggatcacaaattcaaggccagcataAGCAACTTAAGCaagacaccctgtctcaaaaaaaaaggtgTGGGAGGTGCccctggggatgtagatcagcaGTAGAGCAGGAGGTCCTGATTTCaatttcccagtaccacaaaaagttgttttaaataaataaaaataaaattaaccattttcttttcttttttttccatattttattggtgcattataattatacataatggtgggatttcttgtcacatatttgtacatgcacaggATATAACAGCATTTGCTTTCCTaataagtttgttttgttttgttttggtgcagggactgaacccaggggtgcttaaccactgcgtcacatccccagcccttttttgtatttttattagaggcaggatctcactgagttacttagggtctcactaaattgttgtggctggctttgaactctgatcctcctgtctcagcctctcaagggactgggattacaggagtgtgccactgcccCAGCCCTAAtaagtttttgtctgttttgcagtactaggaaaatgctctactactgaactacacccccagcccctgaaataTGGTTTTTATGGGCGGGTGGAAGCCACCCCTGATTTCTGGAACATGCAAACCTCAGGGGGATGAAAGCCCTCATAGTGAAGCTCAAGAGAGCAGTAACTTCACCTTCACACAGTGCCTGCTTCCTCTCCCACAGAGTCTCAACAGACCACTACTTCATATCCCCATCACAACCATGTGAGATGTTTGGGTGTAATTATCTcttcccatcttacagatgacAGTGATGACTGAGAGAGGTCGAACTACTTGCCCCAGGTCATGGGCCCGGGAGTTGGTTGAGGCAGGACTGGAATCCAGGTCTTTCAATTTTAACTCAGCTCTTCCCATCACCCACACCACCTTCCCCAAAGAGGCCTGAAGTGAGGGTGTCTGGGGTGGGGAGCCCGGCGGCAGGGCCCTTCACGCACCGGACGGTTTTCATACTCCAAGCAGGGGCAGGTGATGGTGCAGCCATCCAGGAGGATCCGGCCCTTGGGCGGGGTCACTCTCCGACCCCCCTCAAGCTTGTAGTACAGCAGCGTGTTCTGCCGGAGGATGAACCATCGCGCCTTCCAGTTGTGGACAATGTGGCCCTGTGAACAGAGAGGAGAGCCCGAGGTGAGGCGGCTGAGGAGAGGATACCGTGTTCAGGGCCCCGTGTGCTGTGGCTCAGGTCACCAGACGCGCTATGGAAACAGCTGTCCAGTGAGAGACCAGCCGTATTTTGGATCTCagtcatttcttttgggtatgcAGCAAATACCGTTGGCACTGACCTTCTAGTTCCCATTTAGTCCTTTTCTGGTTATAAATCTGTGTGTTGTGTAGTGTTTGGAGTTGAATCCAGACCTTGCACATGCAGgtcagtgctctaccacagagctgcacccACCACCGGTCCCTGATCATGAATCCTGAGATAAACTGCAaagtattaagaagaaaaaaagtcacttGCCTATCATCCTGCTATTAGGAGACAACCATTGTTAACATTTGATATTTCCTTTCGGTCCTTTTTCCTATTAGttttcacttgtttttaaaaaaaatatttttagttataaacggacacaatactttaaaaaaaataggggggtattagggattgaactcaggggcactcaaccactgagacacatccccagctttttctgtattttatttagagacagggtttcaatgagttgcttagtgcctcactgaggctgctgtgaacttgcaatcctcctgcctcagcctcccaagctgctgggatcacaggcatggtcACTGTGCTcagcacaatacctttatttatttgtttatattttatgtgatactgaggatcaaacccagtgtctcacatgtgctaggcaggtgctttaccactgagccacaaccacagtccccttttttaatttttttaaattagaccATATTtatcaatggtagagcacttgcctagcatgtgaaaggccttgggttcaactagttctgaaaagaagaaaatatatatcatattgcAAGCCagatgtagtggcacatgcctataatcccagtgacttgggagaccgagacaggagaattgcaagttcaaggccagcctcagcaacttagtgaggcactaagcaacttagagggaccctgtctcaaaataaaaaataaaacaaaaaggactagggatgtggctccatggtaaaatgcccctggattcaatccccagtacaacacacacacatacacacacacacacatacacaaagaccATATTACATgtagttttctaattttagttGTGTTTAGCCTTACTGAGCATTTTCTCACacaattaaatttctttaaaatttattttttcatatatatatatatatatatatatatatatatatatatatatataaacaaccTCTTTATTGGAGAATATTTGAGAAAGtagtaggaaggaagaaaacaaacccATGACCTGCCTTACAATGTGGTGGCCAGATCAGCACTTTGAGACACTCATTCCTGTCCTTttgacatgtatttttaaaagcatgaacaCATGACATGTCAAAATGGaccatcatcattttaaaaacacatcttCTGACTTTGAAATGGAAGCATACACATAGAAAATTTGGGAAATACTGAAATgtataaaggaaattaaagttaTCTACCATTCCATTAGTCAAAAATAACCATAgctaatattttcatatacttccttagacttttttttatcagttttctttttaacacaGTTAAGTTTATAGTATAGAAGATTCTTCAGTTTAATTAACAAAGGTTTGAATGGATGATGACAAAGACAGACTTGGGAACAGTATTTGCCACTCAAATTATCAACATGttttaaagagacagaaaataatcaTTCAATGTTCCCTTTCCATTCATAAGGCAATCAAAATATGTATCAGTCAAAAGTCTGTGCTAAATTTCTACTAAGGTGAACCCTGACATGGATTAAttaccatgtttatttttttattttttgtatccaAACGGGTCTCCACCAACTCATAAAAATATTCCATACCCAAAACTTTCAACCACATTCTTCTAGGAGAGGAAAGATAACAGCTATAGCCTCATTAAAGCTTTTCACATCTCATACTGAAAAGTCTATAATGTGACTTAAACATTTTGCACACTCAAATTTACATAAAAGAGCTTTAGCAGGAAAATAAGAGATGACTGATAATGGCTCATGGAAGTTCTAGTTGATATAACAGACTTGACCTTATCAAGTTCCAAAGAATTTGTTATCAAAACGAAAAACAAACCCTCAGTTGTGTATAAGATCATAAACCCCTACATTAGCTGTCGGGGGAGTGGCCATGTAAGTTCACACATTACTGAAGGCAATGAGTTAGCAAATGCAAACTACAGTTTCCTCTTAGACAGTCACGATACACTGAATGAAATCGTCCTAAAAGAAAATCACAACACCTTGCTGCCTGTCTTTGAAAGCTCTCTGCGGAAGCCATCAGCCTAACGCAGAGGCCATGTAGTCATCCAAGGTGACCTTCCCATGGGTGCTGTACCATTTTGCAATTGAATTCAGTTTGGGGAGTCGACCTAAATCCTGGATGAAGTGCTGTCTCCAGCCCTTCTGTTCAGCCCAGAGTTCTTTCAATTCATCGAAGTCCATTGTACCAAACCTGTCTCTATCCATCACTGAAACTCTAAGCTGACAAGTCACCAGGTTACAAGGTTTGTATCCTCCAGCAACGCCAACTGTGGCAGACATCTCTGCAATTCATTGGCATTTGTTTGCTCATATTGTCCTGCGATAGCAGCAAAGTAACCACACAGAGGATCCTCGGTTTGTTCGGGAAGTGTAGGCCCTCCAGGAGCCCCTCCATACCCGCTGGGGTAGTACCCACTGCTGGCACCAGTGTGCCCCAGGGAGGCCTCGGTGCAGACCGTGCcctacctccccacccccagcaactcctcttcttctcctcctccttttccttcttcttcctcttcctcttcctccacttcctcctccttctccttcttgttcttctttttgtactagggattgaacccaggggagctttaccaccgatttacatccccagtcctttttaattttttttttttttttcaattttgaggcaggatcttgcaaagttgttcaggctggccttgaatttgctatcctcctgcctcagcctccagagtagttgagattacagatctgtgccactgtgccctaaAATATTCCTTATAACTACTGTGCAGATGTAAAATTTACTTGCCAATCTCCTATTGTTTGAAACTGAggttgtttcaaattttttgcTGTTATAAACCATTCTACAATGAATATCTCACATATAAATTTTGATTGcatctctgattttctttccttaagaTACAATTCTTATGGTTGAGGTtatggcccagtggtagagtacttgcctagcatgtgtgaggcactgggttcaattcatagcaccgcatataaataataaaataaaggtccatcaacaactaaaaatatatatattaaaaaaagatataattccTAGAAAGAATATTTCTAGTCAAAGGATCTGGGCAATCTCTAAAGCTATAGCTTCAATCACTTTACATCACTAAGGGACCTAACAGTCCAGCCTAACCAGCTGCGGCAGGTATAAAAGACAGGTTGTTTTGGAGGTTCCCAAGCAGTTAATAGAACCAATGGTCAGCATAGTCAGGCGCAGGCAGAGAACTAGTTTCTAGATCATGCCAATGGATAGGGGAATGGCTACTAAGAGACTGGAAAGTAGGGTTTGGTATACAGGAGAGCAACTTCTTGACATATTTCCAAGCAGAGCTCAATTTAGAGCCATGTTCTAACCTGGAGAAATGAGCTTTATATGGATCAGAGACCATTTTCCTAATTCACTCATTCCCTTACCTAGCACTTATAAATACCAAAGACCCTTCAGTTCTCACAACTGTGGTCTATGATTCCATTCCACTCTCAGCACATAATGAGAGCTATTAGGTAATCAAAAAGTTGTAGAAAGCTGGGTGCCGTGGTgtacgtctataatcccagtggcttgggaggctgaggtaggaggattgagagttcaaagccagcctcaggaacttaatgaggcactaagcaactcagtgagaccctatctttaaataaaatacaaaaaggggttggggatgtggctctgtggttgagtgaccctaggtttaattcccagcaccaaaaaaaaaaaaaaagttgtagagCCAGGCATTGTgacacaggcctataatcctaactactcaggagactgaggcaggaagatcaaaagttcaaggccagcctgggcgattCAGTGAAAGCCTGCATCCAAATAAATCATAGaaaggtgggggctggggttgtgactcaggggtagagcgcttgcctagcacatgtgagggactaggtttgatcctcagcaccaaataaaacaaaggtattgtatccatctacaactaaaaaaaaatttttaaatttttttttttaaatagaaaggactggggatatagctcagtggtagagcactcctgggttcaatccctaccaccaAAGGGTGTTTCCTTCACTTGATCCCTGACAATGTGTATATGCAGTCTGAGGATTGGCAGTTTTATCCGACACAACACCAGCAGACgtgtttaaagaaacaaaaaagtcttAAATCAGCTCTTAGGGCTCTCTCTATGTGGCCAGTCTCTGGATCCCACTGCCTGTGATCTCCGACCGAGAGGATCTTGACACTCC
The Sciurus carolinensis chromosome 2, mSciCar1.2, whole genome shotgun sequence DNA segment above includes these coding regions:
- the Plek2 gene encoding pleckstrin-2, whose product is MEDGVLKEGFLVKRGHIVHNWKARWFILRQNTLLYYKLEGGRRVTPPKGRILLDGCTITCPCLEYENRPLLIKLKTRTSTEYFLEACSREERDAWAFEITGAIHAGQPGKVQQLHILKNSFKLPPHISLHRIVDKMHDSSSGLRPSPNTEQGSTYRKTFLGSSLVDWLISSSFAASRLEAVTLASVLMEENFLRPVGVRSMGAIRSGDLAEQFLDDSTALYTFAESYKKKTSPKEEISLSTMELSGTVVKQGYLSKQGHKRKNWKVRRFVLRRDPAFLHYYDPSKEENRPVGGFSLRGSLVSALEDNGVPSGVKGNVQGNLFKVITKDDIHYYIQASSKAERAEWIEAIKKLT